A stretch of Gadus chalcogrammus isolate NIFS_2021 chromosome 9, NIFS_Gcha_1.0, whole genome shotgun sequence DNA encodes these proteins:
- the LOC130389454 gene encoding G-protein coupled receptor 22-like codes for MHISLRLEEDATMSNVTVTDNTEPIGRTAGPAASYPYPFPVGFQVSLTGFLMLEIVLGLSSNLTVLALYCMKSNLISSVSNIVTMNLHVLDVLVCVGCIPLTIVVLLLSLEGDTALLCCFHEACVSFASVATAANVLAITLDRYDISVKPANRVLTMGRALALLAAVWVLSFVSFLVPFVEVGFFAVGQAELNQTLVETMVHTSQCYTELGLYYHLLAQIPIFFFTVVVMLVTYSKILQALNIRIGTRFQTSQKKKARRKKCPSTAATTAQHDGPDAAAAPPSTGSRMPALGMRTSVSVIIALRRAVKRHRERRERQKRVFRMSLLIVSTFLLCWTPITALNTVILSVGQSDLTVKLRLGFLVMAYGTTIFHPLLYAFTRQKFQKVLKSKMKKRVVSIIEADPLPNNAIIHNSWIDPKRNRKVTFDDKEARQKCLSSEDVE; via the coding sequence ATGCATATTTCCCTCCGTCTGGAAGAAGACGCCACCATGAGCAACGTCACCGTCACCGACAACACCGAGCCCATCGGCCGGACGGCCGGCCCCGCCGCctcctacccctaccccttccCCGTCGGCTTCCAGGTGTCCCTCACCGGCTTCCTCATGCTGGAGATCGTGCTGGGCCTGAGCTCCAACCTCACCGTGCTGGCCCTGTACTGCATGAAGTCCAACCTGATCAGCTCCGTCAGCAACATCGTCACCATGAACCTCCACGTGCTGGACGTGCTGGTGTGCGTGGGCTGCATCCCCCTCACCATCGTGGTGCTGCTGCTCTCGCTGGAGGGCGACACGGCGCTGCTGTGCTGCTTCCACGAGGCCTGCGTCTCCTTCGCCAGCGTGGCCACCGCCGCCAACGTGCTGGCCATCACGCTGGACCGCTACGACATCTCCGTCAAGCCCGCCAACCGCGTGCTGACCATGGGCCGCGCCCTGGCCCTGCTGGCCGCCGTGTGGGTGCTGTCCTTCGTCAGCTTCCTGGTGCCCTTCGTGGAGGTGGGCTTCTTCGCCGTCGGCCAGGCCGAGCTCAACCAGACGCTGGTGGAGACCATGGTGCACACCAGCCAGTGCTACACCGAGCTGGGTCTGTACTACCACCTGCTGGCCCAGATCCCCATCTTCTTCTTCACCGTCGTCGTGATGCTCGTCACCTACTCCAAGATCCTGCAGGCGCTCAACATCCGCATCGGCACCCGCTTCCAGACCTCGCAGAAGAAGAAGGCGCGCAGGAAAAAGTGCCCGTCGACCGCGGCGACCACGGCGCAGCACGACGGccccgacgccgccgccgccccgccgaGCACCGGGAGCCGCATGCCGGCGCTGGGCATGcgcacgtccgtgtcggtgaTCATCGCGTTGCGGCGCGCCGTCAAGCGCCACCGGGAGCGGCGGGAGCGGCAGAAGCGCGTCTTCCGGATGTCCCTGTTGATCGTGTCCACCTTCCTGTTGTGCTGGACACCGATCACGGCGCTGAACACGGTCATCCTGAGCGTGGGCCAGAGCGACCTGACGGTCAAGCTGCGGCTGGGCTTCCTGGTCATGGCGTACGGGACCACCATCTTCCACCCGCTGCTCTACGCCTTCACCCGGCAGAAGTTCCAGAAGGTGCTGAAGAGCAAGATGAAGAAGCGGGTGGTGTCCATCATTGAGGCCGACCCCCTGCCCAACAACGCCATCATCCACAACTCTTGGATCGACCCCAAGAGGAACAGAAAGGTGACGTTTGACGACAAAGAGGCCCGGCAGAAGTGCCTGTCCTCGGAGGACGTGGAGTGA